Proteins encoded by one window of Pseudonocardia alni:
- a CDS encoding ABC transporter permease gives MSAAVMGTTALDRPRLLTDSVTMLRRRIRHLRRYPSLTIMLIAQPLVFLLLFVVVLGGTIGAGLGGDRSDYLAFVTPAVLLLTVASVAMGTAIGVATDMTEGVVARFRTMAIARSSVLTGHVAGAFVQTAVGLVVVLGVALALGFRSGAGPLAWLGVAGMLVLLTVALTWLTVALGLAAASVETASNTPMFLMLLPFLGSGFVPVDSMPAGLRWFAAYQPFTPVIDTLRGLLGAGPGSGAGLGTDAALAVGWCVVITVGSLLWSRRLYETRAAR, from the coding sequence ATGAGCGCCGCCGTCATGGGCACCACCGCCCTCGACCGTCCCCGCCTGCTCACCGACTCGGTGACGATGCTGCGCCGCCGCATCCGGCACCTGCGCCGCTACCCGTCGCTGACGATCATGCTGATCGCCCAGCCGCTGGTGTTCCTGCTGCTGTTCGTGGTCGTCCTGGGCGGCACGATAGGCGCCGGGCTGGGCGGTGACCGCAGCGACTACCTGGCCTTCGTCACCCCCGCGGTGCTGCTGCTGACCGTCGCGAGCGTCGCGATGGGCACCGCCATCGGGGTCGCCACCGACATGACCGAGGGCGTCGTCGCACGGTTCCGGACGATGGCGATCGCCCGGTCCAGCGTGCTCACCGGGCACGTCGCCGGCGCGTTCGTGCAGACCGCGGTGGGTCTGGTCGTCGTGCTCGGGGTGGCGCTGGCGCTCGGGTTCCGCAGCGGTGCCGGGCCGCTCGCCTGGCTGGGCGTCGCCGGGATGCTGGTGCTGCTCACGGTCGCCCTGACCTGGCTGACCGTGGCCCTCGGGCTCGCCGCCGCCAGTGTGGAGACGGCCAGCAACACCCCGATGTTCCTGATGTTGCTGCCGTTCCTGGGCAGCGGGTTCGTGCCGGTGGACTCGATGCCGGCCGGGCTGCGCTGGTTCGCCGCGTACCAGCCGTTCACCCCGGTCATCGACACCCTGCGCGGACTGCTCGGTGCCGGGCCCGGCAGCGGGGCCGGGCTCGGTACCGACGCCGCGCTCGCCGTCGGCTGGTGCGTGGTGATCACCGTCGGGAGCCTGCTGTGGTCGCGGCGGCTCTACGAGACCCGCGCGGCGCGCTGA
- a CDS encoding cytochrome P450 family protein encodes MAEDTTTAAPTATTAGPDTVDPSDPVAGFSALREVAAAVEIPLEVPGRPTQQGLMVTRHAEVRAMLTDDRFRHDAAAVPEAENFLRNAQTGLIGLPEDLDLLRRPMLGRDGEDHARLRRLVSRAFTVRRVNGLRPRVGAIVDGLLDDVAAAGADGTPVDLVEALAYPVPIAVICELVGVPEGDRDRWREFARLLIQPDPARMPDVARGMVAHVRDLIEARRREPAGDLLSGLVAAHDEDGDRLSEQELVDMTVNLTVAGFETTAHVLAKGTLALLSRPGELAALRADPQLWPTAVHELVRTCGPIPAGAPRYAAEDTEIAGTPVPAGTAVLPGLLPANFDPRVVDRPDELDVRRDPGRGEGHLGFGHGAHYCLGAALARQEVEVVLSALVTRFPGLRLAEPADGPSRLGFERLPALPVHVDRPPEG; translated from the coding sequence ATGGCAGAGGACACGACCACCGCCGCGCCGACCGCGACGACCGCAGGCCCGGACACCGTGGACCCGTCGGACCCGGTCGCCGGCTTCTCCGCGCTGCGCGAGGTGGCCGCGGCCGTCGAGATCCCGCTGGAGGTGCCCGGGCGGCCGACCCAACAGGGGCTGATGGTGACCCGGCACGCCGAGGTCCGCGCGATGCTCACCGACGACCGCTTCCGGCACGACGCCGCCGCGGTGCCGGAGGCGGAGAACTTCCTGCGCAACGCCCAGACCGGCCTGATCGGGCTGCCCGAGGACCTCGACCTGCTCCGCCGTCCGATGCTGGGCCGCGACGGCGAGGACCACGCGCGGCTGCGCCGGCTGGTGTCGCGGGCGTTCACGGTGCGCCGGGTGAACGGGCTGCGCCCCCGCGTCGGGGCGATCGTCGACGGCCTGCTCGACGACGTCGCCGCGGCCGGTGCCGACGGCACCCCGGTCGACCTGGTGGAGGCGCTGGCCTACCCGGTGCCGATCGCGGTCATCTGCGAGCTCGTCGGCGTGCCGGAGGGCGACCGGGACCGCTGGCGGGAGTTCGCCCGGCTGCTGATCCAGCCCGACCCCGCGCGGATGCCCGACGTCGCCCGGGGGATGGTCGCCCACGTCCGGGACCTGATCGAGGCCCGTCGCCGGGAGCCTGCCGGCGACCTGCTGTCCGGGCTGGTCGCGGCGCACGACGAGGACGGCGACCGGCTCTCGGAGCAGGAGCTCGTCGACATGACGGTGAACCTGACCGTCGCCGGGTTCGAGACGACCGCGCACGTGCTGGCCAAGGGCACCCTCGCACTGCTCAGCCGCCCGGGCGAGCTCGCCGCGCTGCGGGCGGACCCGCAGCTGTGGCCGACAGCGGTGCACGAGCTGGTCCGCACCTGCGGCCCGATCCCGGCCGGGGCCCCGCGCTACGCGGCCGAGGACACCGAGATCGCCGGGACACCGGTGCCCGCCGGGACCGCGGTGCTGCCCGGCCTGCTGCCGGCGAACTTCGACCCGCGCGTCGTCGACCGGCCCGACGAGCTGGACGTGCGCCGCGACCCCGGACGCGGCGAGGGGCACCTCGGGTTCGGGCACGGCGCGCACTACTGCCTCGGCGCCGCGCTGGCCCGCCAGGAGGTCGAGGTCGTGCTGTCGGCGCTGGTCACACGCTTCCCGGGGCTCCGGCTCGCCGAACCGGCGGACGGCCCGTCGCGGCTGGGGTTCGAGCGGCTGCCCGCCCTGCCCGTCCACGTCGACCGCCCGCCGGAAGGCTGA
- a CDS encoding DUF4097 family beta strand repeat-containing protein, with protein sequence MPTYDTPEPVTAIVDLAIGELRVTASDRTDTVVEVRSSDADRAHADRVRVELTGRELRITGPQLGLLQKLTPRTPGRSIEVGIALPAGSALTAATTHGGIVVEGPLGACEARTRFGDVRVDDAASADLSTGFGHVRIGGTVTGDATVRSDHGGMQIHRIGGTATLSSKHGGIRADELTGDAELTGTHGPIDVDELGAGARVRTAYGDVRLGRVHRGEVSLTSTHGRLEIGVAQGSAAWLDLDTTGRVGNDLAPREAPDGDAVDTVAVHARSREGDIVVRRA encoded by the coding sequence GTGCCCACCTACGACACCCCCGAGCCCGTCACCGCGATCGTCGACCTCGCCATCGGCGAGCTACGGGTGACCGCGTCGGACCGCACCGACACCGTCGTCGAGGTCCGCAGCTCCGACGCCGACCGCGCCCACGCCGACCGGGTCCGGGTCGAGCTGACCGGGCGTGAGCTGCGCATCACCGGCCCGCAGCTCGGGCTGCTGCAGAAGCTCACCCCGCGCACCCCCGGCCGCTCGATCGAGGTGGGGATCGCCCTGCCCGCCGGGTCGGCGCTGACCGCCGCCACCACCCACGGCGGGATCGTCGTCGAGGGCCCGCTCGGGGCCTGCGAGGCTCGCACCCGCTTCGGCGACGTCCGCGTCGACGACGCCGCCTCCGCAGACCTGAGCACCGGCTTCGGTCATGTCCGGATCGGCGGCACCGTCACCGGGGACGCCACGGTCCGCTCCGACCACGGCGGCATGCAGATCCACCGCATCGGCGGCACCGCGACGCTGAGCAGCAAGCACGGCGGCATCCGCGCCGACGAGCTGACCGGCGACGCCGAGCTGACCGGCACACACGGCCCCATCGACGTCGACGAGCTCGGTGCGGGCGCCCGCGTGCGCACCGCCTACGGCGACGTCCGGCTCGGCCGCGTCCACCGCGGCGAGGTGTCGCTGACCAGCACGCACGGCCGGCTGGAGATCGGCGTCGCGCAGGGCAGCGCCGCCTGGCTCGACCTCGACACCACCGGCCGGGTCGGCAACGACCTCGCACCGCGCGAGGCCCCGGACGGCGACGCCGTCGACACCGTCGCCGTGCACGCCCGGTCCCGCGAGGGCGACATCGTCGTCCGCCGCGCCTGA
- a CDS encoding cytochrome P450 family protein yields MDRTTCPVAAFGRLREQGPVVAMPESPMVAASLVTRHDDVHALLLDPRFRNDPAGVPGAGDVMGTLLTGLGLPPELDHLGRGLLVRDGADHARLRRLVSRAFTVRRVAALRPRVEQLTAELLDDVAAAGADGSPVDLLPTVFRALPIAVICELVGVPVEQRGLWRELAALLVAPDPERMPDVARAVVAQIHELVAARRADPRDDLVDVLVAVHDDGDRLTADELDVLLFDLVVAGFETTAHVLSRATLALLTRPDQLATLRAEPWRWPTAVHEIVRTCGAVPVSTPRYASTDVVVGDTRIAAGESVTAGLVTANFDPRRHDRPDELDVTRDPGRGEGHLGFGQGAHYCLGAALARQEIEVALHALVERFPALRLATPADGPSDLGFERLGSLEVRIDAP; encoded by the coding sequence GTGGACCGCACCACCTGCCCGGTCGCCGCCTTCGGGCGCCTGCGCGAACAGGGGCCCGTCGTCGCGATGCCGGAGTCGCCGATGGTCGCTGCGTCGCTCGTCACCCGGCACGACGACGTGCACGCCCTGCTCCTGGACCCGCGGTTCCGCAACGACCCCGCCGGGGTGCCCGGCGCCGGGGACGTCATGGGCACGCTCCTGACGGGGCTCGGGCTGCCGCCGGAGCTCGACCACCTCGGCCGGGGCCTGCTCGTCCGCGACGGCGCCGACCACGCCCGGCTGCGCCGGCTCGTCTCCCGGGCGTTCACCGTGCGCCGGGTCGCCGCGCTGCGCCCCCGCGTGGAGCAGCTCACCGCCGAGCTGCTCGACGACGTCGCTGCCGCCGGTGCCGACGGCAGCCCGGTCGACCTGCTGCCCACGGTGTTCCGCGCGCTGCCGATCGCGGTGATCTGCGAGCTCGTCGGCGTCCCGGTGGAGCAGCGCGGGCTCTGGCGGGAGCTGGCCGCGCTGCTCGTCGCACCCGACCCGGAGCGGATGCCCGACGTGGCGCGGGCCGTCGTCGCACAGATCCACGAGCTCGTCGCGGCCCGGCGGGCCGACCCGCGCGACGACCTGGTCGACGTGCTCGTCGCGGTGCACGACGACGGCGACCGGCTCACCGCCGACGAGCTGGACGTCCTGCTGTTCGACCTGGTCGTCGCCGGGTTCGAGACGACCGCGCACGTGCTGTCCCGGGCGACGCTGGCCCTGCTGACCCGCCCCGACCAGCTCGCGACGCTGCGCGCCGAACCGTGGCGGTGGCCCACCGCGGTGCACGAGATCGTGCGGACCTGCGGCGCGGTCCCGGTGAGCACGCCCCGGTACGCGAGCACCGACGTCGTCGTCGGCGACACCCGGATCGCGGCGGGGGAGTCGGTGACGGCCGGGCTGGTCACCGCGAACTTCGACCCGCGTCGGCACGACCGGCCCGACGAGCTCGACGTGACCCGGGACCCGGGCCGCGGCGAGGGGCACCTCGGGTTCGGCCAGGGCGCCCACTACTGCCTGGGGGCCGCGCTGGCCCGTCAGGAGATCGAGGTGGCGCTGCACGCGCTGGTCGAGCGGTTCCCCGCGCTGCGGCTCGCCACACCGGCCGACGGGCCGTCGGACCTCGGGTTCGAGCGCCTCGGGTCGCTCGAGGTGCGGATCGACGCGCCGTGA
- a CDS encoding ABC transporter ATP-binding protein has translation MPTPPPAIAVAALHKSYGDHAVLRGIDLDVPAGTVLALLGPNGAGKTTLVRILSTLLPPDSGRIRIAGRDPATDPDGVRAAIGVTGQFSAVDGLLTGAENLRLMADLHHLPREAARARTRELLDRFDLADAADRRAGTYSGGMRRRLDLAMTLVADPAVLFLDEPTTGLDPRSRRDLWDAVRDLVGRGVTVLLTTQYLEEADQLADDVAVLDGGRLVARGTPAQLKARVPGGHVRLRFADDDALAAARTVLPAAVADTAAVTLQLPAAGARDLRDLLDRLAGTGVEPEELTTHTPDLDDVFLALTGHPSTPEVAAS, from the coding sequence GTGCCCACACCCCCGCCCGCGATCGCCGTCGCCGCCCTGCACAAGTCCTACGGCGACCACGCCGTGCTCCGCGGCATCGACCTCGACGTCCCCGCCGGAACGGTGCTCGCGCTGCTCGGCCCGAACGGCGCCGGCAAGACGACGCTGGTCCGGATCCTGTCCACGCTGCTGCCACCGGACTCCGGACGCATCCGCATCGCCGGGCGCGATCCGGCGACCGACCCCGACGGCGTCCGCGCCGCGATCGGGGTGACCGGCCAGTTCTCGGCCGTTGACGGCCTGCTCACCGGTGCGGAGAACCTGCGGCTGATGGCCGACCTGCACCACCTGCCCCGCGAGGCCGCCCGGGCCCGCACCCGGGAGCTGCTCGACCGCTTCGACCTCGCCGACGCCGCGGACCGGCGCGCCGGGACGTACTCCGGCGGGATGCGCCGCCGCCTCGACCTGGCCATGACCCTCGTCGCCGACCCCGCCGTGCTGTTCCTCGACGAGCCGACCACCGGGCTGGACCCGCGCAGCCGCCGCGACCTGTGGGACGCCGTGCGCGACCTCGTCGGCCGCGGCGTGACCGTGCTGCTGACCACCCAGTACCTGGAGGAGGCCGACCAGCTCGCCGACGACGTCGCCGTCCTGGACGGGGGCCGGCTCGTCGCCCGCGGCACCCCGGCGCAGCTCAAGGCCCGGGTCCCCGGCGGGCACGTGCGCCTGCGCTTCGCCGACGACGACGCCCTCGCCGCCGCCCGCACCGTGCTGCCCGCCGCCGTCGCCGACACCGCCGCGGTGACGCTGCAGCTGCCCGCCGCCGGGGCCCGCGACCTGCGGGACCTGCTGGACCGCCTCGCCGGGACCGGGGTGGAACCCGAGGAGCTGACCACCCACACGCCCGACCTCGACGACGTCTTCCTGGCCCTCACCGGCCACCCGAGCACCCCGGAGGTGGCCGCGTCATGA
- a CDS encoding PQQ-dependent sugar dehydrogenase, with protein MTGVTRDPQPARLRRAGTAAAAVALMVAAGCGAAAPAPAEPAPAPPTTDAPAAAGDLAPVVVADGLSHVWSVGVLPDGRALVTERDGRLSLLASLDPGTAVTPVAADLGDVFARGEGGLMGLAVHADFATSNRFTTCQTRAENGSPVDVRLVTWTLSADGATATRVADPLVGGLPIASGGRHSGCRVAVDDTGALVVGTGDAAMPATPQDLTSLGGKTLRVDPATGGPAAGNPFADAADPAQRLVYTSGHRNVQGVAVEPGTGRVFTAEHGPTRDDEVNLLRPGGNYGWDPSQGGTVTTYDESVPMTDRDRFPDAVPAVWASGSPPEAPAGSAFLDGAAWGQRNGMLAVAALRGQKLLLMRVGPEGTDGAVSDVEIPAALDGDSGRLRGVYAVPGGPLLVTTSNGDDDRILRIDPS; from the coding sequence ATGACCGGTGTGACCCGTGACCCGCAGCCCGCCCGTCTCCGTCGCGCCGGGACGGCGGCCGCGGCCGTCGCCCTGATGGTCGCCGCCGGCTGCGGCGCCGCCGCACCCGCGCCCGCCGAGCCGGCGCCCGCGCCGCCCACCACCGACGCCCCGGCTGCGGCCGGGGACCTGGCGCCGGTCGTCGTCGCGGACGGGCTCTCCCACGTCTGGAGCGTCGGCGTGCTGCCCGACGGGCGGGCGCTGGTCACCGAGCGGGACGGGCGCCTGTCGCTGCTCGCCTCGCTCGACCCGGGCACCGCGGTCACCCCGGTCGCCGCCGATCTGGGCGACGTGTTCGCCCGCGGCGAGGGCGGGCTGATGGGCCTGGCCGTGCACGCCGACTTCGCGACCTCGAACCGGTTCACCACCTGCCAGACCCGTGCCGAGAACGGGAGCCCGGTCGACGTCCGGCTGGTCACCTGGACGCTGTCCGCGGACGGGGCCACCGCGACCCGGGTCGCGGACCCGCTGGTCGGCGGCCTGCCGATCGCCTCGGGCGGACGGCACTCGGGCTGCCGGGTCGCCGTCGACGACACCGGGGCGCTCGTCGTCGGGACCGGCGACGCGGCGATGCCCGCCACCCCGCAGGACCTCACCTCGCTCGGCGGCAAGACGCTGCGGGTCGACCCGGCCACCGGCGGGCCCGCGGCCGGCAATCCCTTCGCCGACGCCGCCGACCCGGCCCAGCGGCTCGTGTACACCTCCGGGCACCGCAACGTGCAGGGCGTCGCGGTCGAGCCGGGCACCGGGCGGGTCTTCACCGCCGAGCACGGCCCCACCCGCGACGACGAGGTGAACCTGCTGCGCCCGGGCGGCAACTACGGCTGGGATCCTTCGCAGGGCGGCACGGTGACCACCTACGACGAGTCGGTCCCGATGACCGACCGGGACCGCTTCCCCGACGCCGTCCCCGCGGTGTGGGCCTCCGGCAGCCCGCCCGAGGCGCCGGCCGGCTCCGCGTTCCTCGACGGCGCCGCGTGGGGGCAGCGGAACGGGATGCTCGCCGTCGCCGCGCTGCGCGGGCAGAAGCTGCTGCTGATGCGGGTCGGCCCGGAGGGCACCGACGGCGCGGTCTCCGACGTCGAGATCCCGGCGGCGCTCGACGGGGACTCCGGCCGGCTGCGCGGGGTGTACGCCGTGCCCGGCGGTCCGCTGCTGGTCACGACCTCGAACGGCGACGACGACCGGATCCTGCGGATCGACCCGAGCTGA